One Oryza brachyantha chromosome 3, ObraRS2, whole genome shotgun sequence DNA segment encodes these proteins:
- the LOC102700881 gene encoding uncharacterized protein LOC102700881 codes for MGASESILSWQQQQQERQQRPPWADEITTVSEGPGDAADGDPLLRRIQSLTIAPPLLSGQSAASSEAESSLTDILVRKQPSSSSATSGNLNPNVMFELFSMYREWQEEKAKKISQTQEEIENKIETADALAVKLLQRFNYSVASMRSTSHNLAEVRPLQVEVGELKGRLTEVISNCDALCKRIAAEGPESLRSSVQPFTTTRKVEPTDSETLDPKTES; via the exons ATGGGGGCTTCCGAGTCTATCCTGTcctggcagcagcagcagcaggagcggcagcagcggccgcCGTGGGCGGACGAGATCACGACGGTATCGGAGGGCCCGGGCGACGCCGCGGACGGCGACCCCCTCCTTCGCCGGATCCAGTCCCTCACAATC GCCCCGCCGCTGTTGAGCGGCcagtcggcggcgagctcggagGCGGAGAGCAGCCTCACCGACATCCTCGTCCGGAAGcaaccctcctcctcctccgccacctctG GCAATTTGAATCCAAATGTCATGTTTGAGCTTTTCTCAATGTACCGGGAATGGCAAGAAGAGAAGGCCAAGAAAATTAGTCAAACACAG GAAGAGATAGAAAACAAGATAGAAACAGCTGATGCTTTGGCCGTTAAGCTTCTCCAGCGGTTCAATTATTCAGTTGCTTCCATGAGATCAACCTCTCACAACCTTGCTGAAG TTCGCCCACTGCAGGTGGAAGTTGGTGAGTTGAAGGGCAGGTTAACTGAAGTAATAAGTAACTGTGATGCATTGTGCAAGAGAATTGCCGCAGAAGGTCCAGAAAGCCTGCGATCGTCTGTTCAACCTTTCACCACTACTAGGAAAGTGGAGCCAACAGACAGTGAAACACTTGACCCAAAAACAGAGTCCTGA
- the LOC102722386 gene encoding LOW QUALITY PROTEIN: homeobox protein knotted-1-like 7 (The sequence of the model RefSeq protein was modified relative to this genomic sequence to represent the inferred CDS: inserted 2 bases in 1 codon; deleted 2 bases in 1 codon): protein MEELEGHRGAGPFLPFSRVSVQVYTVPSSSYTAAVAVGAAAAAAGGGARQVLASGCCTGDAGRRRSWPRRPRXGVLDPVKARIVSHPRYPYLLAAFLDCHKVGCPAEAAEEIAAAARAREARQRAAAAGHMPAAADPELDQFMEEYCKLLVDCKEELSRPLQEAEEFIRTVESELNTINSGPPLATLISEDKTGLGSSDDEQEDGSGMEVEAAEDEAVGVDPRSDDRELKRHLLKKYSGYLGSLRKELSKKKKKGKLPKEARQKLLTWWELHYRWPYPSEMEKIALAESTGLEQKQINNWFINQRKRHWKPSEEMQFAVMEAYHHYHHYQQNANSDAAAATAALYVDARLIGAAAPAAAVYARPDHGVWHAS, encoded by the exons ATGGAGGAGCTTGAAGGCCACCGGGGAGCAGGGCCGTTCCTGCCGTTTTCCAGGGTCTCCGTGCAAGTCTACACCGTCCCTAGCTCGTCCTACAccgccgcggtggcggtgggtgctgctgcggctgctgcagGTGGAGGAGCTCGTCAGGTGTTGGCGTCG GGCTGTTGCACCGGCGACGCGGGACGACGGCGATCGTGgccacggcggccgcg cggagttCTTGACCCCGTCAAGGCCAGGATCGTCTCCCACCCACGCTACCCCtacctcctcgccgccttcctcgACTGCCACAAG GTTGGCTGCCCCGCGGAGGCGGCCGAGGAgatcgcggcggccgcgcgggcgcgggaggcgcggcagcgggcggcggcggcgggccacatgccggcggcggcggacccgGAGCTCGACCAGTTCATG GAGGAGTACTGCAAGCTGCTCGTGGACTGTAAGGAGGAGCTGAGCCGGCCGCTGCAGGAGGCCGAGGAGTTCATCAGGACGGTGGAGTCAGAGCTCAACACCATTAATTCTGGGCCACCCCTTGCAACTCTCATCTCAG AAGACAAAACCGGCCTTGGTTCATCAGACGACGAACAAGAAGACGGCAGTGGCATGGAGGTGGAGGCCGCTGAAGACGAAGCCGTCGGCGTAGACCCTCGCTCCGACGATAGGGAGCTGAAGAGGCACCTGCTCAAGAAGTACAGCGGCTACCTGGGCAGCCTGAGGAAGGAGCtgtccaagaagaagaagaaaggcaaGCTTCCCAAGGAGGCCCGGCAGAAGCTCCTCACCTGGTGGGAGCTCCATTACCGGTGGCCGTACCCGTCGGAGATGGAGAAGATCGCCCTCGCCGAGTCGACGGGGCTGGAGCAGAAGCAGATCAACAACTGGTTCATCAACCAGCGGAAGCGCCACTGGAAGCCGTCAGAGGAGATGCAGTTTGCCGTCATGGAGGCTTACCACCATTACCACCACTACCAGCAGAATGCCAACAGCGACGCTgccgcggccacggcggcgctcTACGTCGACGCCCGCCTCATCGGAGCGGCGGCTCCAGCAGCGGCCGTGTATGCCCGGCCGGATCACGGCGTGTGGCATGCTAGCTGA